The DNA window GCTTTGAGCCCTCAACCACCTCATCGATGGCAGCCACCGCCTCCACCACCAACGCCAAGCCCTCTTCGATTTCCTCATCTCGTACGAATTCATCTGTAAAGCCTTGCCCTCGGATAACCCATCTTTCAATCCCCCCCAAAACCCTCTCTAAACCCTCATGTTTCCCTCAGAAGCACTTTGTTTCCCATGCCCACCGAAATTCCTTCGCTATTCACTCCAAAAACCCCATCTCTGACCTTGTATTGACAAAGAACAATGACCCAGATGGCTTTTTTAGCTTTAGTGATGATGACGATAAGCCCCGGGAAGAGTGCGGCGTTGTGGGTATTTATGGGGACCCTGAGGCGTCGAGGTTGTGCTATTTGGCTCTTCATGCTCTGCAACATCGTGGCCAAGAAGGTGCTGGTATTGTTTCTGTTAGTGACAATGTTCTTCATTCAATAACTGGTGTTGGGTTGGTCTCTGATGTGTTTAGTCAATCGAAATTGGGTCAATTACCTGGTGATATGGCAATTGGGCATGTTAGGTATTCGACTGCTGGTGCGTCGATGCTTAAAAATGTCCAGCCCTTTGTTGCTGGGTATAGGTTTGGGTCTGTTGGGGTTGCACACAATGGGAATTTGGTTAATTATAAGACATTGAGAGCCATGCTTGAAGATAATGGGTCAATTTTTAATACTAGCTCTGATACTGAGGTTGTTTTGCATTTGATTGCAATATCAAAGGTGAGACCTTTCTTCTTGAGGATTGTTGATGCTTGTGAGAAGCTTGAGGGGGCTTATTCTATGGTGTTTGCAACAGAAGATAAGTTGGTTGCTGTTCGCGACCCATATGGGTTTAGGCCTTTGGTGATGGGGAGAAGGAGCAATGGTGCTGTTGTGTTTGCATCTGAGACTTGTGCACTTGATTTGATTGAAGCTACATACGAGAGAGAGGTTTTTCCCGGGGAGGTTGTGGTGGTGGACAAGGATGGTGTTCGGTCTCTTTGCCTAATGCCCCACCCTGAGCCGAAGCAGTGTATTTTTGAGCATATTTACTTTTCGTTGCCGAACTCCATTGTCTTTGGAAGGTCTGTTTATGAGTCACGTCATGCATTTGGTGAAATATTAGCCACAGAGGCTCCTGTTGATTGTGACGTCGTGATTGCTGTGCCAGATTCTGGGGTGGTGGCTGCTCTTGGTTATGCTGCGAAAGCAGGGGTGGCATTTCAACAAGGATTGATAAGGTCACACTATGTTGGAAGGACCTTCATTGAGCCCTCACAGAAGATTAGGGACTTTGGGGTCAAACTTAAGCTCTCTCCGGT is part of the Tripterygium wilfordii isolate XIE 37 chromosome 7, ASM1340144v1, whole genome shotgun sequence genome and encodes:
- the LOC120001338 gene encoding amidophosphoribosyltransferase, chloroplastic-like, which codes for MAATASTTNAKPSSISSSRTNSSVKPCPRITHLSIPPKTLSKPSCFPQKHFVSHAHRNSFAIHSKNPISDLVLTKNNDPDGFFSFSDDDDKPREECGVVGIYGDPEASRLCYLALHALQHRGQEGAGIVSVSDNVLHSITGVGLVSDVFSQSKLGQLPGDMAIGHVRYSTAGASMLKNVQPFVAGYRFGSVGVAHNGNLVNYKTLRAMLEDNGSIFNTSSDTEVVLHLIAISKVRPFFLRIVDACEKLEGAYSMVFATEDKLVAVRDPYGFRPLVMGRRSNGAVVFASETCALDLIEATYEREVFPGEVVVVDKDGVRSLCLMPHPEPKQCIFEHIYFSLPNSIVFGRSVYESRHAFGEILATEAPVDCDVVIAVPDSGVVAALGYAAKAGVAFQQGLIRSHYVGRTFIEPSQKIRDFGVKLKLSPVRGVLEGKRVVVVDDSIVRGTTSSKIVRLIKEAGAKEVHMRIASPPMIASCYYGVDTPSSEELISNRMSVEEIREYIGSDSLAFLPMDSLKKLLGEDYPSFCYACFTGKYPVLPKEDKVKRVGDFVDDGLNGSVEFIDGGWVQGPPRQQSDSEGEVQKLSFL